The nucleotide sequence TGCCAATAAATCCGCCCGGATTTTGAACAACATACCCGGTGTCGGCAAAAAAACCTCTGAAAGAATAATTGTGGAACTGCGGGAGAAGATAGGCGATATGCCGGAGTTAAAAACCGAGGCCGGAGACAAACAAACCCTTAAGCAGGAAATTATCTTTAACGATGCCGTTCTGGCGTTAGTGTCTCTTGGCTACAAGCAATTAGCTGCAAAACAAGCAGTTAAAAAGGCAGCCTCTAATGTTAAAGTTAAAGAAGACACGACCCCGGAAAAGGTTATCCGGGAAGCCCTGAGGGTTATCTAAAAATGAAAAGATTGATCGGTCAAAAGTTAACCGAAGATGACATCAGGTATGACCAAACGTTGCGGCCGTCCAGGTTTAAGGATTTTGTCGGCCAGGGTAAAATCAAAGATAATCTAAAGATATTTATTCAGGCAGCCAAAGAGCGCAAAGAACCGTTGGAACATGTGCTTTTTTTTGGTCCACCGGGATTAGGCAAGACTACCCTTGCTTATATTCTGGCTGAGGAAATGGGGTCTGAAATAAAAACGTCTTCCGGGCCGGTCCTGGAACGTCCGGGTGATTTAGCGGGGTTGTTAACCAATCTGGGAGAAGGAGACGTTTTATTTATAGATGAAATTCATCGGCTTAACCATGTGGTTGAAGAATATCTTTATCCGGCAATGGAAGAGTATCGTCTGGATATCATAATTGATAAAGGGCCTCATGCCCGTTCGGTAAAATTGAATCTGCCGCGCTTTACTTTAGTCGGAGCTACAACTCGAACCGGTCTTTTAACCTCTCCTTTAAGATCCAGGTTTGGCGTAGCCAACCGATTGGGATATTACCCTGCCGGGGATCTTCAAAAAATTGTGGTCAGGTCCAGCCGTATACTGCAAATTGACATAGACGAGGGCGGAGCGCATGAAATTGCCAAACGTGCCCGGGGAACGCCGAGAATAGCCAACCGGCTTTTACGGAGGTCCCGCGATTTTGCCCAGGTAAAAGCCGATAATAAAATCACCAAAGATGTTGCGGTTCAGGCCCTGGCTATGTTAGAGATAGATCAAATCGGCCTGGATGAAATGGACAGGAAGATAATTCAAAGCATTATTCAGCAGTTCGATGGCGGACCGGTAGGGATAAGTAACCTGGCTGTATCCACCGGAGAAGAAGTAGATACCATAGAGGAGGTTTACGAACCCTATCTGATTCAGTTAGGGTTTATGAAAAGGACACCAAGCGGCCGGGTAGCCACAAAACTCGCCTATAATCATTTTAATTTTCCTTTAGACGCCTCTCCCCCGCAAAAAAAATTATGGTAACGGCTTTTCTCTTGCTTGCGCTTCTTGTTTTTAATCCGCCGGCTTATGCCATGGGCGAGCGGCCCGTCTATGAAGTGAGGTATGTTCGCGTAGAGATAGCCTCCAGCAAGCAGCCTTTAAGTTTAACATTACGCAGCTCCTATCAAATAAAGACGCTGGATACAGACGAATTGTTGAAAAAGGGAACCGGCTTAAAGAACGCTGAGATATTCCCGGTTTCTAACGGAATAACCCTTGGTGACTCGACTTTTAAAATTTATGCGGTAAGGATTGAAACAAAAAAACAAGGAGCGATTTATTTAAACAATCGGCGATTTCGCGGAAAGATCAATTTGATCAGAGCCCCTGACCAGACTTTGCTGGTGGTAAATGAGATCGACGTTGAAGAATATCTTTATGGGGTATTAAGAGGAGAGGTTCCGTATCACTGGCCGCTGGAAGTATTAAAGGCCCAGGCGGTTTGCGCCAGGACATTTGCTCTTTATCAGAATTCGGTTAAGAATCATAAGGATTTCAGCTTAACAAGCGATGTTTATTCTCAGGTCTACGGAGGAAAATCTATTGAGCGTTTCTGGACTAATCGGGCGGTTAATAGAACGTTGGGAGAGGTTTTAACCTATCAGGATGAAATTTTTCCGGCTTATTACCATTCCAACTGCGGGGGACATACCCAAGACGCTGCTTATGTGTGGGGTGTTGACTTAGAGCCGTTAAAAGGCGTAAAAGACCCTTTTTGCGGTCGTTTGCCTTTTTCTCGCTGGGAAAGAGCGGTAAATCTGAGCGAAATCCAGCTTAAATTAGCTAAAACCGGATATAAAATCGGCAGAATATATAGTCTGGCCCCCGGTAAGAAGGATGATTCAGGCCGCGTTCGAAATATTAAAGTAACAGGCAGAACGGGTACGGTTAAAATCCCGGCAAATG is from Candidatus Omnitrophota bacterium and encodes:
- the ruvB gene encoding Holliday junction branch migration DNA helicase RuvB encodes the protein MKRLIGQKLTEDDIRYDQTLRPSRFKDFVGQGKIKDNLKIFIQAAKERKEPLEHVLFFGPPGLGKTTLAYILAEEMGSEIKTSSGPVLERPGDLAGLLTNLGEGDVLFIDEIHRLNHVVEEYLYPAMEEYRLDIIIDKGPHARSVKLNLPRFTLVGATTRTGLLTSPLRSRFGVANRLGYYPAGDLQKIVVRSSRILQIDIDEGGAHEIAKRARGTPRIANRLLRRSRDFAQVKADNKITKDVAVQALAMLEIDQIGLDEMDRKIIQSIIQQFDGGPVGISNLAVSTGEEVDTIEEVYEPYLIQLGFMKRTPSGRVATKLAYNHFNFPLDASPPQKKLW
- a CDS encoding SpoIID/LytB domain-containing protein, whose protein sequence is MVTAFLLLALLVFNPPAYAMGERPVYEVRYVRVEIASSKQPLSLTLRSSYQIKTLDTDELLKKGTGLKNAEIFPVSNGITLGDSTFKIYAVRIETKKQGAIYLNNRRFRGKINLIRAPDQTLLVVNEIDVEEYLYGVLRGEVPYHWPLEVLKAQAVCARTFALYQNSVKNHKDFSLTSDVYSQVYGGKSIERFWTNRAVNRTLGEVLTYQDEIFPAYYHSNCGGHTQDAAYVWGVDLEPLKGVKDPFCGRLPFSRWERAVNLSEIQLKLAKTGYKIGRIYSLAPGKKDDSGRVRNIKVTGRTGTVKIPANEFRHLIGVNLIKSTNFDVKITGEKAVFSGAGWGHGVGLCQWGAYSMAKKGYGYKEILRYYYPGAEIKNIYNETVGF